Proteins found in one Amycolatopsis umgeniensis genomic segment:
- a CDS encoding AAA family ATPase, with protein sequence MAGAPCLVVLGGLPATGKSTVAAELACRTGFTYLRIDSIEQAVIRSTALRQPLGPVGYIVGYDLAADQLRHGVSVIADCVNPLGITREAWRTVAVRHGARVLEVEVVCSSPEEHRRRAETRTVDVVGLEPPGWQSILDHEYEPWTRDRVVVDTARQSAAESAETLYAMVCGPQPED encoded by the coding sequence ATGGCCGGGGCTCCCTGCCTTGTCGTCCTCGGTGGCCTGCCCGCGACCGGGAAGTCCACCGTGGCGGCGGAACTGGCCTGCCGGACCGGCTTCACCTACCTCCGGATCGACAGCATCGAGCAGGCCGTCATCCGGTCGACAGCGCTGCGGCAGCCGCTGGGGCCTGTCGGCTACATCGTCGGCTACGACCTCGCGGCCGACCAGCTGCGGCACGGCGTCAGCGTGATCGCCGACTGCGTGAACCCGCTCGGCATCACCCGCGAGGCGTGGCGGACCGTCGCGGTCCGGCACGGCGCGCGGGTGCTCGAGGTCGAAGTGGTGTGCTCGAGCCCGGAAGAACACCGCCGCCGGGCCGAGACCCGCACCGTCGACGTCGTCGGACTCGAACCGCCCGGCTGGCAGTCGATCCTCGACCACGAATACGAGCCGTGGACCCGCGACCGCGTCGTCGTCGACACCGCGCGACAGAGCGCCGCGGAGAGTGCGGAGACGCTGTACGCGATGGTGTGCGGACCGCAACCAGAGGACTGA
- a CDS encoding VOC family protein, translating into MRTRMLAVAVDCREAEALAAFWKEALGYPETSRWTDGHGVTYVELKSPGVPSLLFQPVPEEKSGKNRLHLDLAPTELEQREEVARLVSLGAKVVEDPESDHWVVMADPEGNEFCVLPRH; encoded by the coding sequence ATGCGAACCCGGATGCTCGCTGTCGCCGTCGACTGCCGTGAGGCCGAAGCACTGGCCGCGTTCTGGAAGGAAGCCCTCGGCTACCCCGAAACCTCCCGGTGGACGGACGGCCACGGGGTGACCTATGTCGAGCTGAAGAGCCCGGGCGTGCCGAGTCTGCTGTTCCAGCCGGTGCCCGAGGAGAAGTCCGGCAAGAACCGGCTGCACCTCGACCTCGCCCCCACCGAACTCGAGCAACGCGAAGAGGTCGCCAGGCTGGTGTCACTCGGCGCCAAGGTCGTCGAAGACCCCGAGTCGGACCACTGGGTGGTCATGGCCGACCCGGAGGGCAACGAGTTCTGCGTGCTGCCGCGGCACTGA
- a CDS encoding zinc-dependent alcohol dehydrogenase yields MKAVTWHGKRDVRVDTVPDPKLVDPTDAIVRITSTGICGSDLHLYEVLGAFIDEGDVLGHEPMGIVEEIGTGVTNLKPGDRVVVPFNISCGHCFMCDRGLQSQCETTQVTDRGKGAALLGYTKLYGQVPGGQAEYLRVPQAHYGPIKVPAGPPDERFVYLSDVVPTAWQAVDYANIPEGGTVVVFGLGPIGQFCCRIAKHRGAGKVIGIDLVPERLAKAAAAGVVTYDTREHKYIGDLIREATGGRGADSVIDAVGMEAHGAPVGRLAQNLVGLLPDPIGAKITEKAAIDRLSVVYAAIDAVRRGGTISLSGVYGGMVDPLPMMDLFDKQITLRMGQANVRRWIDDIMPLIADDADPLGVEGFATHKLPLSEAPHAYEIFQKKQDGAVKILLEPSAA; encoded by the coding sequence ATGAAGGCCGTCACCTGGCACGGGAAACGCGATGTCCGGGTGGACACCGTCCCCGATCCGAAACTCGTCGATCCGACCGACGCCATCGTCCGCATCACGTCGACCGGCATCTGCGGCTCCGACCTGCATCTTTACGAGGTCCTCGGTGCGTTCATCGACGAAGGCGACGTTCTCGGGCACGAGCCGATGGGCATCGTCGAAGAGATCGGGACCGGTGTGACGAACCTGAAACCCGGCGACCGGGTGGTGGTGCCGTTCAACATCTCCTGCGGCCACTGCTTCATGTGCGATCGCGGCCTGCAGTCGCAGTGCGAGACCACGCAGGTCACCGACCGCGGCAAGGGCGCGGCGCTGCTCGGTTACACCAAGCTCTACGGCCAGGTCCCGGGCGGGCAGGCCGAATACCTGCGCGTCCCGCAGGCCCACTACGGCCCGATCAAGGTGCCGGCAGGTCCGCCGGACGAGCGTTTCGTCTACCTGTCCGACGTCGTGCCCACCGCCTGGCAGGCCGTCGACTACGCGAACATCCCCGAGGGCGGCACTGTCGTGGTCTTCGGGCTGGGCCCGATCGGGCAGTTCTGCTGCCGGATCGCGAAGCACCGGGGCGCGGGCAAGGTGATCGGCATCGACCTGGTCCCGGAACGTCTCGCGAAAGCGGCCGCGGCCGGGGTCGTCACCTACGACACGCGCGAGCACAAGTACATCGGCGACCTCATCCGTGAGGCCACCGGCGGCAGGGGAGCGGATTCGGTGATCGACGCCGTCGGGATGGAGGCGCACGGCGCCCCGGTCGGGCGGCTGGCGCAGAATCTCGTCGGCCTGCTGCCCGACCCCATCGGCGCGAAGATCACCGAGAAGGCCGCGATCGACAGGCTCAGCGTGGTGTACGCGGCCATCGACGCCGTCCGCCGCGGCGGCACGATCTCGCTGAGCGGCGTCTACGGCGGCATGGTCGACCCGCTGCCGATGATGGACCTCTTCGACAAGCAGATCACCTTGCGGATGGGGCAGGCCAACGTCCGGCGCTGGATCGACGACATCATGCCGCTGATCGCCGACGACGCCGATCCGCTCGGCGTCGAGGGTTTCGCGACGCACAAGCTGCCGCTGTCGGAAGCGCCGCACGCCTACGAGATCTTCCAGAAGAAGCAGGACGGCGCGGTCAAGATCCTTCTGGAGCCGTCGGCGGCTTGA
- a CDS encoding GNAT family N-acetyltransferase: MRCPLSSCGPGGASLDWRHSNERTERELTTELHGEIVILTPVTEAHVADLRRIRGEAAVRARWGSVDDSPTWPFDDPTTACFTVLEDGVVRGFVQYGEEEDPMYRHASVDLFLDPAAHGRGLGTDTVRAMARHLVHDRGHHRLVIDPAVDNEAAIRCYKAVGFREVGVMRRYERDTVGDGWHDGLLMDLLAEDLT; the protein is encoded by the coding sequence TTGAGATGTCCCCTGTCTTCGTGCGGTCCCGGCGGGGCCTCCCTAGACTGGCGCCACTCGAACGAGCGGACGGAGCGGGAACTGACCACCGAGTTGCACGGGGAGATCGTGATCCTGACCCCGGTCACCGAAGCCCATGTCGCGGATCTGCGGCGGATCCGGGGCGAGGCCGCGGTCAGGGCGCGCTGGGGTTCGGTCGACGACTCCCCCACCTGGCCGTTCGACGATCCGACGACGGCCTGCTTCACCGTCCTGGAGGACGGAGTCGTCCGCGGCTTCGTCCAGTACGGCGAGGAGGAGGACCCGATGTACCGGCACGCGTCGGTCGACCTCTTCCTCGACCCGGCCGCGCACGGACGGGGGCTGGGCACCGACACCGTCCGCGCGATGGCCCGCCATCTCGTGCACGATCGCGGGCATCACCGGCTGGTGATCGATCCCGCCGTGGACAACGAAGCCGCGATCCGCTGCTACAAGGCCGTCGGTTTCCGGGAGGTCGGGGTGATGCGCCGCTACGAACGCGACACCGTGGGCGACGGCTGGCACGACGGGTTGCTGATGGATTTGCTCGCCGAAGACCTCACGTAG
- a CDS encoding EamA family transporter: MSIGAPGTLVRMGVLALLWGSGFLWIKLALTGLPPVQLTVIRCALGAAVLLVLSRWAGQRLPRDRRIWGRLLVAAFFCNALPFALFSIGELTVDSGIAGVMNATTPLWSLLIGIGIGTERRITVLRVGGLVLGFAGIVLIFAPWQKSGLLGWGTLALLGAGISYAIAFAYMGRKLVGQGGPIAISAAQLLAATGLSALALPFDAAPSGPLNVTAVLAVVVLGIFGTGITFYLNYRLIADEGATSAATVGYLLPVVSVALGAIVLGEELGPRVLAGMAVVLLGVALTRYVRSSASKSISNPSCQPSPTVSRS, encoded by the coding sequence GTGAGCATCGGCGCGCCAGGAACCCTGGTCCGGATGGGCGTTCTCGCCCTGCTGTGGGGATCGGGGTTCTTGTGGATCAAGCTCGCGCTGACCGGGCTGCCGCCCGTTCAGCTCACCGTCATCCGCTGCGCTCTCGGCGCGGCGGTCCTTCTCGTCCTGAGCCGCTGGGCCGGGCAACGCCTTCCGCGTGACCGCCGGATCTGGGGCAGGCTCCTCGTCGCCGCCTTCTTCTGCAACGCGTTGCCGTTCGCGTTGTTCAGCATCGGTGAACTGACCGTGGATTCCGGTATCGCCGGGGTGATGAACGCGACGACACCGCTGTGGTCGTTGCTGATCGGCATCGGGATCGGCACCGAACGCCGGATCACCGTGCTCCGGGTGGGCGGGCTGGTCCTCGGTTTCGCCGGCATCGTGCTGATCTTCGCGCCCTGGCAGAAGAGCGGCCTGCTCGGTTGGGGGACGCTGGCCCTGCTCGGCGCCGGCATCAGCTACGCCATCGCTTTCGCTTACATGGGACGGAAACTCGTCGGCCAGGGCGGGCCGATCGCGATCTCCGCCGCGCAGTTGCTGGCGGCCACCGGGCTGAGCGCGCTCGCGTTGCCGTTCGACGCGGCGCCGTCCGGGCCGCTGAACGTGACCGCCGTGCTCGCCGTCGTCGTCCTCGGGATCTTCGGCACCGGCATCACCTTCTACCTCAACTACCGGCTCATCGCCGACGAAGGCGCGACCTCCGCGGCGACCGTGGGCTATCTGCTGCCTGTCGTGTCGGTCGCACTGGGCGCGATCGTGCTCGGCGAGGAACTCGGCCCGCGGGTGCTCGCCGGGATGGCGGTGGTGCTGCTCGGAGTCGCCTTGACGCGCTACGTGAGGTCTTCGGCGAGCAAATCCATCAGCAACCCGTCGTGCCAGCCGTCGCCCACGGTGTCGCGTTCGTAG
- a CDS encoding SRPBCC family protein produces the protein MEWTGAKYADKPTVEVEAWVDARPERVWSIVSDVRLMPEMSRELQSAEWCDGAHGDAAVGRRFVGRSRHDALGEWETTSHVVECEEPRVFTWAVHDPETPTALWRFTLEPENGGTRLLQWMQLGPGRSGLSLAIDQMPDKEEKIVFVRLREFENAMTGTLAAIKERAEAARA, from the coding sequence ATGGAGTGGACGGGCGCCAAGTACGCCGACAAACCGACGGTCGAGGTCGAGGCCTGGGTCGACGCCCGCCCGGAGCGGGTCTGGTCGATCGTCTCCGACGTCCGGCTGATGCCGGAGATGAGCCGGGAACTCCAATCGGCCGAATGGTGCGACGGCGCGCACGGCGACGCCGCGGTCGGCAGGCGGTTCGTCGGCCGCAGCAGGCACGACGCGCTCGGCGAGTGGGAGACGACGTCGCACGTCGTCGAATGCGAGGAGCCGCGCGTCTTCACCTGGGCGGTGCACGATCCCGAGACGCCGACAGCGCTGTGGCGCTTCACGCTGGAGCCCGAAAACGGCGGCACGAGGCTCCTGCAGTGGATGCAGCTGGGACCGGGACGGTCCGGCCTGTCGCTGGCGATCGACCAGATGCCGGACAAGGAAGAGAAGATCGTCTTCGTCCGGCTGCGCGAATTCGAGAACGCGATGACCGGGACTCTGGCCGCGATCAAGGAGCGGGCCGAGGCGGCGCGCGCGTGA
- a CDS encoding tetratricopeptide repeat protein, giving the protein MRVGQADIDRLEGVIAALRARDYREGGGSCRELLRVLEPYGAALRRGMMSDTVARRLAGVVADLHNLKGWTEFDSGRPVRAEQHFRRALELAAEAGNDDLTANIRYRLGRMYLHHRSPAEALEHFGLGQLAALRAGSPLSQAILSANEAWAYALLGDVRQALFKLSLAPEQFASSVGDEVPSWSAFFTATDMAAMIGTVRTELARLVDVRHSRDAIPALTEAIEGYGPDMVRSRSLTMIWLAVDHVLEGDLDRAAEVGLSAMEIADGIRSARTRDRLRPLSECVRKRVGDINARDLLDRIATFRASA; this is encoded by the coding sequence CTGCGTGTCGGGCAGGCCGACATCGACCGGCTGGAGGGCGTCATCGCCGCACTCCGGGCGCGCGACTACCGCGAGGGCGGCGGATCCTGCCGGGAACTGCTGCGGGTGCTGGAGCCATACGGCGCGGCCCTGCGCCGGGGGATGATGTCCGACACGGTGGCCCGGCGGCTGGCGGGTGTGGTCGCGGATCTGCACAACCTGAAGGGCTGGACGGAATTCGACTCCGGCCGCCCCGTCAGGGCGGAGCAGCACTTCCGCCGAGCGCTCGAGCTCGCCGCCGAGGCGGGCAACGACGATCTCACCGCCAACATCCGCTATCGGCTCGGCCGGATGTACCTGCATCATCGCTCTCCGGCGGAGGCGCTCGAGCATTTCGGCCTCGGGCAGCTCGCCGCGCTCCGGGCGGGAAGCCCGTTGTCGCAGGCGATCCTTTCGGCGAACGAAGCCTGGGCCTACGCGCTGCTCGGTGACGTCCGCCAGGCTTTGTTCAAACTTTCCCTTGCGCCGGAACAATTCGCCAGTTCCGTCGGCGACGAGGTCCCGTCGTGGTCGGCCTTCTTCACGGCCACCGACATGGCCGCGATGATCGGCACGGTGCGCACCGAACTCGCCAGGCTCGTCGACGTCCGCCACAGCCGGGACGCCATCCCCGCGCTCACCGAGGCCATCGAGGGCTATGGCCCGGACATGGTGCGCAGCCGGTCGCTGACGATGATCTGGCTCGCCGTCGACCACGTCCTGGAAGGCGACCTCGATCGCGCGGCCGAGGTCGGCCTGTCCGCGATGGAGATCGCCGACGGAATCCGTTCCGCGCGTACGCGGGATCGTTTGCGGCCGCTGTCGGAATGCGTGCGGAAGCGGGTCGGCGATATTAATGCGCGGGATCTCCTTGACCGGATCGCAACATTTCGCGCCAGCGCCTGA
- a CDS encoding LLM class flavin-dependent oxidoreductase: protein MRTATTVEASRGWRETLDFVLEAEKLGLDDCWVAEAWGSDAPSVLGYLAARTERIRLGSGIIQLGTRSPVAIAQAALTLSMLSDGRFALGLGASGPQVIEGLHGVSFARPLTRMRETVAIIRRAFAGEKISFSGKEFEIPLPGETKPMRLSTTPNPDIPIHLATLSPKLLELTGEIADGWLGTSFVPEGAQAYFSHLDAGLAKAGRTRSDLEVCQGAEVAFAEDEDELRGMVAGRKAELAFSLGGMGSAKTNFYNNAYSRQGWADVAAAVRERWQAGDREGAAALVTDEMVLGTTLIGTEPMVARRLRVWRDAGVDTVRLYPAGETVADKLTTLGRALDLVRALG from the coding sequence ATGCGGACGGCGACCACGGTCGAGGCCTCGCGAGGCTGGCGGGAGACGCTGGATTTCGTGCTGGAGGCGGAGAAGCTCGGTCTCGACGACTGCTGGGTCGCCGAAGCGTGGGGTTCGGACGCGCCGTCGGTGCTCGGCTATCTCGCCGCGCGGACCGAACGGATCCGGCTCGGCTCCGGGATCATCCAGCTCGGCACGCGGAGCCCGGTCGCGATCGCGCAGGCCGCGCTGACCCTCTCGATGCTGTCCGACGGCCGGTTCGCCCTCGGGCTCGGCGCCTCGGGGCCACAGGTGATCGAAGGCCTTCATGGTGTTTCGTTCGCCCGGCCGCTGACACGGATGCGCGAGACGGTCGCGATCATCCGCCGGGCGTTCGCGGGGGAGAAGATCTCGTTCTCCGGCAAGGAGTTCGAGATCCCGCTGCCGGGTGAGACCAAGCCGATGCGGCTGTCGACGACGCCGAATCCGGATATCCCGATCCACCTCGCCACCCTCTCGCCGAAGCTGCTGGAGCTGACAGGCGAGATCGCGGACGGCTGGCTGGGCACCAGTTTCGTCCCGGAAGGGGCACAGGCCTACTTCTCACATCTCGACGCCGGCCTCGCGAAGGCGGGCCGGACGCGGTCGGACCTCGAAGTCTGCCAAGGCGCCGAGGTCGCCTTCGCCGAGGATGAGGACGAGTTGCGCGGGATGGTCGCGGGCCGCAAGGCCGAGCTCGCGTTCAGCCTCGGCGGGATGGGTTCGGCGAAGACGAACTTCTACAACAACGCCTACAGCAGGCAGGGCTGGGCCGACGTCGCCGCGGCGGTGCGGGAGCGCTGGCAAGCGGGCGACCGGGAAGGCGCCGCCGCGCTGGTGACCGACGAGATGGTGCTCGGCACGACGCTGATCGGCACCGAACCGATGGTCGCGCGGCGGCTGCGCGTATGGCGAGACGCCGGGGTCGACACCGTCCGGCTGTACCCGGCGGGTGAGACCGTCGCCGACAAGCTCACCACTCTCGGCCGAGCGCTGGACCTGGTCCGCGCTCTGGGCTGA
- a CDS encoding DIP1984 family protein: MSRIKLAEALALRADATKKVEALRSRIVDNARHQEGEEPAENASALLVDAETTLGELESLMQRINRTNAATPLGEGTVTDAIAHRDVLRLRHGVLTAAADAAAGRGQGGYGRQLRSELRYLSALPVAELRSRADRVAGEIRAVDVEIQRTNWETDLLD; this comes from the coding sequence ATGTCCCGGATCAAACTGGCCGAAGCGCTCGCCTTGCGCGCCGACGCGACGAAGAAGGTGGAGGCGCTGCGCTCCCGGATCGTCGACAACGCGCGGCATCAGGAAGGCGAGGAGCCCGCGGAAAACGCGTCCGCGCTCCTCGTCGACGCCGAGACGACGCTGGGCGAACTGGAATCGCTCATGCAGCGGATCAACCGGACCAACGCCGCCACCCCGCTCGGGGAAGGCACGGTCACCGACGCGATCGCGCACCGCGACGTCCTCCGGCTCAGGCACGGTGTCCTCACCGCGGCCGCCGACGCCGCGGCCGGGCGCGGTCAAGGCGGCTACGGTCGTCAGCTCCGTTCGGAACTCCGGTATCTCTCCGCACTCCCGGTGGCGGAACTGCGGTCCCGCGCGGACAGGGTCGCCGGGGAGATCCGGGCGGTCGACGTCGAGATCCAGCGCACCAACTGGGAGACCGACCTCCTGGACTGA
- a CDS encoding winged helix-turn-helix transcriptional regulator: MKRTSFAQWPCSIARTMDLLGDWWTPLVLREAFYGIRRFDEFQQELGIARNTLADRLRRLVGEGLLEKRAYQADPVRYDYVLTEKGADFYGVLAAMSRWGDRWLAEEAGPPITLHHDTCGQDTHAEVVCAHCSGPLTAENTRARLGSGYPPKLANRPDVVRRFAAQEGLTT, from the coding sequence ATGAAACGGACTTCGTTCGCGCAGTGGCCGTGCTCGATCGCGCGCACCATGGACCTGCTCGGCGACTGGTGGACGCCGCTGGTCCTGCGGGAGGCCTTCTACGGGATCCGCCGGTTCGACGAGTTCCAGCAGGAACTCGGCATCGCGCGGAACACCCTGGCCGACAGGCTGCGCCGCCTGGTCGGCGAGGGGCTGCTGGAAAAGCGGGCCTACCAGGCCGACCCGGTCCGTTACGACTACGTGCTGACCGAGAAGGGTGCCGATTTCTACGGCGTGCTCGCCGCGATGTCGCGCTGGGGCGACCGCTGGCTCGCCGAGGAGGCCGGGCCGCCGATCACCCTCCACCACGACACCTGCGGGCAAGACACGCACGCCGAGGTCGTCTGCGCGCACTGTTCAGGGCCGCTCACCGCCGAGAACACGCGGGCGCGGCTCGGATCCGGCTATCCGCCGAAGCTCGCGAACCGCCCTGACGTGGTGCGCCGCTTCGCCGCGCAGGAGGGTTTGACAACGTAA
- the kstD gene encoding 3-oxosteroid 1-dehydrogenase has product MKPDPRLSRRQVLRGGAGLALASGLPFAGTASAAGAVIGEYDVVVVGAGAAGMTAALTAAKRGLSCVVLEKAAKFGGSAARSGAGIWIPCNSVLAAAGVRDTPEQAARYLAAVVGPSIPVSRQRAFLANGPAMLSFVMANSPLRFRWMEGYSDYYPELPGGMPDGRSIEPDQLDGNVLGAELANLNPAYLATPAGMVVFSADYKWLALAAVNPKGAAVAAACLARGTAAALAGQKPLTMGQSLAAGLRAGLQRAGVPVLLNTPLTDLVIENGKVTGVTVAAGVVKARRGVIVGSGGFEHNAAMRAEYQRQPIGTQWTVGARSNTGDGILAGKRAGAALDLMDDAWWGPAIPLPGEPYFCLAERTLPGGLMVDSAGKRFVNEAAPYSDVVHTMYDRNPTSPTIPAWLVVDQHYRNRYLFRDVAPLLPLPDEWYSSGAVKKAWSVEALGTAIGVPPQALRATVNRFNGQALSGVDSDFRRGASAYDHYYTDPYVLPNSCLAALWEPPFYAFKIVPGDLGTKGGMRTDARARVLRADGSVIPGLYAAGNASAAVMGSSYAGAGSTIGPAMTFGYVAANDLADHP; this is encoded by the coding sequence ATGAAGCCCGACCCCCGCTTGTCCCGCCGCCAGGTTCTGCGCGGCGGCGCCGGGCTCGCGCTCGCTTCGGGCCTGCCGTTCGCCGGGACGGCTTCGGCGGCGGGCGCGGTGATCGGCGAGTACGACGTCGTCGTGGTCGGCGCGGGTGCGGCCGGGATGACCGCCGCGCTGACAGCGGCCAAGCGCGGCCTCAGCTGTGTCGTGCTGGAGAAGGCGGCGAAATTCGGCGGTTCGGCGGCCCGGTCGGGGGCGGGGATCTGGATCCCGTGCAACTCGGTGCTGGCCGCGGCAGGCGTCCGTGATACCCCGGAACAGGCCGCTCGGTATCTGGCCGCCGTGGTCGGCCCGTCGATCCCCGTCTCGCGGCAGCGAGCTTTCCTCGCCAACGGTCCGGCGATGCTGTCGTTCGTGATGGCCAACAGCCCGCTGCGGTTCCGGTGGATGGAGGGCTACAGCGACTACTACCCGGAACTGCCCGGCGGGATGCCGGACGGCCGCTCGATCGAACCCGATCAACTCGACGGGAACGTCCTCGGCGCCGAACTGGCCAACCTGAACCCGGCCTATCTCGCCACGCCCGCGGGGATGGTCGTCTTCAGCGCCGACTACAAATGGCTCGCGCTGGCCGCGGTCAACCCGAAGGGAGCCGCGGTGGCCGCCGCCTGCCTCGCCCGCGGCACGGCCGCCGCGCTCGCCGGGCAGAAACCGCTGACCATGGGCCAATCGCTGGCCGCCGGACTGCGGGCCGGGCTGCAGCGAGCCGGCGTCCCTGTCTTGCTGAACACGCCTTTGACCGACCTCGTCATCGAGAACGGGAAGGTCACCGGCGTGACCGTCGCCGCGGGCGTGGTGAAGGCCCGGCGCGGCGTCATCGTCGGCTCCGGCGGGTTCGAACACAACGCCGCCATGCGGGCGGAGTACCAGCGCCAGCCGATCGGTACACAGTGGACGGTCGGCGCCCGGTCGAACACCGGCGACGGGATCCTGGCCGGAAAGCGGGCGGGCGCGGCGCTGGACCTGATGGACGACGCCTGGTGGGGCCCGGCGATCCCGCTGCCCGGCGAGCCGTATTTCTGCCTCGCCGAGCGGACCCTGCCCGGCGGTCTGATGGTGGACTCGGCGGGCAAACGGTTCGTCAACGAAGCGGCGCCGTACAGCGACGTCGTGCACACGATGTACGACCGGAACCCGACGTCGCCGACCATCCCGGCGTGGCTGGTCGTCGATCAGCACTACCGCAACCGGTACCTCTTCCGCGACGTCGCACCGCTGCTGCCGCTTCCCGATGAGTGGTACTCGTCGGGCGCGGTCAAGAAGGCGTGGAGCGTCGAGGCGCTCGGCACCGCGATCGGTGTTCCACCGCAGGCGTTACGCGCCACGGTGAACCGGTTCAACGGCCAGGCGCTGTCCGGTGTGGACAGTGACTTCCGGCGGGGCGCCAGCGCCTACGACCACTACTACACCGACCCGTACGTCCTGCCGAACTCCTGCCTCGCCGCGCTCTGGGAACCCCCGTTCTACGCGTTCAAGATCGTGCCGGGCGACCTCGGCACCAAGGGCGGGATGCGCACCGACGCGCGGGCGCGGGTCCTGCGGGCGGACGGCTCGGTCATCCCCGGCCTGTACGCCGCCGGGAACGCCAGCGCGGCGGTGATGGGCTCCAGCTACGCGGGTGCCGGCTCGACGATCGGCCCGGCGATGACGTTCGGGTACGTCGCGGCGAACGACCTCGCCGATCACCCGTGA
- a CDS encoding SsgA family sporulation/cell division regulator — protein MDKENDLIRGTIVFGLRTFGADPLPVNADLEYDPEDPYAVVVAYHSGGGTVRWMFGRDLLADGLLTPSGEGDVIISPADDTSIVIFALSAPDGCAVLEAPAQELADFLDRTYDVVPAGSEPEWFDFDQEIGKLVTES, from the coding sequence TTGGACAAGGAAAACGACCTCATCCGGGGGACGATCGTCTTCGGCCTGCGCACTTTCGGTGCGGACCCGCTTCCCGTCAACGCCGATCTCGAGTACGACCCCGAAGACCCCTACGCCGTCGTGGTGGCTTACCACTCGGGCGGCGGCACGGTCCGCTGGATGTTCGGCCGAGACCTGCTGGCGGATGGCCTCCTCACTCCATCGGGTGAGGGCGACGTGATCATCAGCCCGGCCGACGACACCTCGATCGTGATCTTCGCCCTCAGCGCGCCTGACGGCTGCGCGGTCCTCGAAGCCCCGGCGCAAGAACTGGCCGACTTCCTCGACCGCACCTACGACGTGGTGCCCGCCGGCTCGGAGCCGGAGTGGTTCGACTTCGATCAGGAGATCGGCAAGCTCGTCACCGAGTCCTGA
- the fgd gene encoding glucose-6-phosphate dehydrogenase (coenzyme-F420), translating to MALKIGYKASAEQFGPRDLVEYSVLAEQVGLDSVMVSDHFQPWRHQGGHAPFSFAWMAAVGERTERVVLGTSVLTATFRYNPAVVAQAFGTLGSLYPGRVLLGVGSGEALNEVAVARIEWPAFKERFARLREAIELMRKLWSEERVTFEGEYFQTTDATVYDRPEGGVPIYIAAGGPVMAKYVGKQGDGFICTSGKGMDLYTGKLLPAVAEGAEQVGRSTGDIDKMIEIKLSYDPDPAQALENTRFWAPLSLTPEQKAGIEDPAEMEKAADALPIEQVAKRWIVTSDPADAVEQIKPYVEAGFNHLVFHGPGHDQERFLRSFSEQVVPGLRELG from the coding sequence ATGGCACTGAAGATCGGTTACAAGGCGTCGGCCGAGCAGTTCGGCCCGCGCGACCTCGTCGAGTACTCCGTGCTCGCCGAGCAGGTCGGGCTGGACAGCGTGATGGTCAGCGACCATTTCCAGCCCTGGCGGCATCAGGGCGGGCACGCGCCGTTCTCGTTCGCGTGGATGGCGGCGGTCGGCGAGCGCACCGAGCGGGTGGTTCTCGGCACCAGCGTGCTGACGGCGACCTTCCGCTACAACCCGGCCGTGGTGGCACAGGCGTTCGGCACGCTCGGCAGTCTCTACCCCGGCCGGGTGCTGCTCGGCGTCGGCAGCGGTGAGGCGCTCAACGAGGTCGCGGTCGCCCGTATCGAGTGGCCCGCGTTCAAGGAGCGGTTCGCGCGGCTGCGCGAGGCGATCGAGCTGATGCGCAAGCTGTGGTCCGAAGAGCGCGTCACGTTCGAGGGCGAGTACTTCCAGACCACCGACGCCACGGTGTACGACCGTCCCGAGGGCGGCGTGCCGATCTACATCGCGGCGGGTGGCCCGGTGATGGCGAAGTACGTCGGCAAACAGGGCGACGGCTTCATCTGCACCAGCGGCAAGGGGATGGACCTCTACACCGGGAAGCTGCTGCCCGCGGTCGCGGAAGGCGCGGAGCAGGTGGGCCGGAGCACCGGCGACATCGACAAGATGATCGAGATCAAGCTGTCCTACGACCCGGATCCCGCGCAGGCGCTGGAGAACACCCGGTTCTGGGCGCCGCTCTCGCTGACGCCGGAGCAGAAGGCGGGTATCGAGGACCCGGCCGAGATGGAGAAGGCCGCGGACGCGCTGCCGATCGAGCAGGTCGCGAAGCGCTGGATCGTCACTTCCGACCCGGCCGACGCCGTCGAGCAGATCAAGCCGTACGTCGAGGCGGGCTTCAACCACCTCGTCTTCCACGGTCCCGGCCACGACCAGGAGCGTTTCCTGCGCTCGTTCTCCGAGCAGGTCGTCCCCGGACTCCGCGAACTCGGCTGA